ATCGCCGGCTGCGCATTAATGACGCGCGAACCATCTGTTCCAGCCGAAAGGAGCGCCCCATTGGCGGCTTGTACGGTGGCTCTACCCTCCATATGCTGGAAATTGGTATCCCATTTATGCGCATGGGTATTGTCGTAATTCATATTCCATCCGCTGTAGGAAGCCATTGAAATGTTTCCCTGGGTAGCGGATTGGGCTTCTCCCGTGGATAATGATTGCGCCATTCCCCCTAAATGCTGAGAGGCGGCACTTAAGAGATTAGGTAATCCCTTTGCAATAAACAGCGCAATAACGGGTACACTGATGGCCAAGCCACCAGCGGTATAGGCAAAGCTGCTTTGAATACTGGCGATTGAATCAACGGTAGAAAAAGTAACCCCGCCGTTTTTTGCACCAAACAAGGTCAGCGTGGTGGCAGAGGCTAAGGAAACAAAAAAATGAATGATGATGAACATTGGTGGCCATGACCATAAAAAAACTTGGGTTTGCAGGTAAATCATGTACACCCCATGCATGGCGGGCACGAGTGCTAAAAGCATCACTAAAGGAAAAATACACAAGGTCAGCATCCAAAACACGGTCATGTAATATGGCAATCGATACCCTGCAAGCCAAAAACTATTGGCCTCCGCGACATGCATCTTTTGCAGACTGGAGGTATTGGTATAATTCATCAATTCCGCATCGGCGCCTGCAAAAGCAAAGGCATCCAAAGCGGAATCACGCGTGGCATTAATTAAAATATTTTGCGTTAAAATATTGGCCGCATCCTTGGATACATTCATAAAATAAGAGTGTGCGGCAGCGAGTCCATCACTAAATTTCTCTTGGTTGCCTTGCGTCATGATTTGCGACAAGTGCACTAACTGTTTTTCAACCCCCTCATTCAGTTGCGGTTTTAATTGTTCGGCGGCCTCAATACAGCTTAAATTACTACCATCGTGGAATAAAACACGATAAATAGGCGAAGGATGTGCGAAATAAAGCTGGATTAAATCGGCGCTACCTTTCAATTCATTAGGCGTAATTTGTTGGCTTCCTAGCAGTTTCGCTGAAAAAATGCACTGCCTGATGTACGCTGATAAATCACGGGACAATTCGGGAGAAAGCGATAAATTAGCACTGGAGGCAGCCAACCAAGTCCGCGCGCCAAAGAGCATCCCTGTTTTGGTATAGTCCAAATCATCCGGCATATGGAGTACATTACTAGATACTTTTGTGATCCCATACCCAATGCCACTGATGATGGCAGCGGGAAGCCCAACGCCTAACGGCACGTTATCTACAGTCAGCGCCGAGCCTGCTGAATCCGCAGTTTGCATATCCACAATAGCGACGGGGACTTTGAGCCCTAAAATGCAAAACAGCAAGAAAAACGTACAAAGGACATAGCGACTAATTGCCTGGATTTTCTTTCCAGTAACATACTGAAACCCGACAACGCCTACGGCTAGAATACTGACAATATCTTGAGCTGTCTGATAGGTTGAAGTCCCTAATAAGGTCACCATCGCATCGAGTACGGTCTTTAAATATTCCCCGTTTTGCGGCGTATAAATGGTTAATAAACTCATTGCACGTCTCCATAATAGGCGGTTCTTAAGGTCGGGGTTAAGGCACTTAGCGCTTGTTTCACGTTATTGCGTATCAATTCATTGGTTTGCAATGCGGCATTAAAACGTTCACGGCTTTCTGTGTTAAAACGAGTGACGAACTGTTGGGCGATTTGGAGATTTTTATACAAGCGCTCTTCATTATGCGCACCGATTTCTTTGCCAGAGAGCGAGGCGCGAATCACATCGAGGGAGTTAGAGAGATACTGTGCTAGTAAGTCAGTGGCTACACTTTGCGCTAATTCAAAGCTGCCCTGAATGCCGGTGTTTTGTTGCGCATTGGCGGATATAAGATTAAAGACAGCCGGCTGGGTTAATTCAATTAAGCCCTTTTGTTTATCGGTTAATGCTTCCCCCATTTTGATACGGTCATATATCCCTTGCAGAAGTTCTTGGACTTGAGACACCAAAGCCTTTTTGACATTAATTTCTTGCGTACTGGTTGCATCAATGGATAGACAATGCGACTCAGCGCCGGGATCGGTACAACGGTAACTCGGTAATTTTCCGCCATACAGTAAGGCTTTGATAAAATCTTGATTAGTGGCTAAGGAGGGATAAGTAAGCAATGCCCCTTTACTATTAAATACTATCGTTCCTGAAATGGACATGTACACTTCTGCTAATTTGGGATCTTCCGCAATGAAGGAATTAATTTGCAGTGAATCCCATACAACATTGGTATTGATTAATACGCGATCTTTATACTCTGGGTTATTTTTAGCTTCCTGTAACAGGGTTTCAGCCTCCCCTCCGGTAGAGCAGCGTTGACGAGCCATTGCCCAATCCGTAAAAGTCCCTTTGTGGCGGCCTAAATCTTCACAAAGACGCTGTTGAGCCGCGCGATTTCTAGGCCATAAGGCCGCACTTAAATTTTCGCCCATTTCACAGGAATTAAAATTAGTCCCATTGATTTCATTGGCAAGCTTCTGCATAAATTGCATGGCATGCGCTATTTCAGGCAGTTCGGTTTCTAGCGCGAGATTTAGGGCATAGCCTGCCCCTCCTGATAAAATGTTTTGCATGAATTTTACAATCTGATCGGATTTGATAAAGGAGAATCCACCAGCAAATAAATCAATTCCCCCGCAACCAGAACGCATGCCAGGGACATCCACATGCGCTAATCGAATAGTTCGTACTTGATTACGGGCATACACGGAACCTAGTGCCGCAAAGCCGGCTGCTTGGGTTTGATAGGCATGCGATCCGGTCACGTTGGCATCAAAACCCAGGTTATTAAAAAAATGCGTGAGATCAGACTCCGCATTAGCAAATAGTTGGCTTGACCCAAACAGTAAGGCGACTGCACAACTTTTTTTAACAAAACCCAATCGCATGAAGGTAAAAGGTTTAGTCATGGTATTGCTCCTCCAAATGGGTCAGCAGTTCATCCACTCGCTTTGCCAGTTGGGCAGGCTGTGCTTCACCAAATAGCACGGCATACGCCTGATTGGTTGGGCGGTTTACCAGGTAGAGGGCAGGAACCACGGGCTTGTATTCACCCGATACATACAAGTTTTGAAATAATTGGGGCGTTAGATTGTTTGTCTCAAATCCTTCAAGCGACTCACCATCTAAGCTATAAGCTTCCACAGGGATGTTAAAATAAGCGGTAAAATCCTTAAGAATGGGGGCAAATTGATGGCAATGCGGGCAAGTCGAGCGATAAATAAAGATAAAATAATAGGCTTCCCGAAGCTCATCGAGCCTTTTTTCCCTATTGCTATCCAATTCGTACTGAGCCTGTTTTTTATTTAATAGCGCGTGTAGCTCATCTAAGGCCACATTCGCAAAAACAGGCATTGTCAGAATGGACAAGAGGACAACCCAAATGCCTTTTTTCATTCACTCACCCCTTCATAGCTCAATCGTTTAAACTGGGTCATCACATCAAAAATCCGCTCTTTAATTTCATCCAGTGATAAAAAACCATAAGATACCGGCGACATCCGATTGCTTTTTAAATCCACAAAATAAAGCGCGGGCATGTATTTCGCTTCAATCGCCATTTGTTTTTGGATCACCTCAAGAGGTATTGATTTGGGATTAGGAAGCCCCTCTATTAATTGGCCATCGGTCGATACTGAAATCATTGAAAACCCATATTCCTTAATGAAAGGCAGTAAATGCATTACGAATTTTTGGGAAATAGAGCTAGTGCCTCGATAAAATAAAAGAAAGCCATAACGGGCACTGCTTTCATGGATCACTTTGTTGATTAGTAATTTCTGCGCATCATTACG
The Legionella quinlivanii genome window above contains:
- a CDS encoding conjugal transfer protein TraH produces the protein MTKPFTFMRLGFVKKSCAVALLFGSSQLFANAESDLTHFFNNLGFDANVTGSHAYQTQAAGFAALGSVYARNQVRTIRLAHVDVPGMRSGCGGIDLFAGGFSFIKSDQIVKFMQNILSGGAGYALNLALETELPEIAHAMQFMQKLANEINGTNFNSCEMGENLSAALWPRNRAAQQRLCEDLGRHKGTFTDWAMARQRCSTGGEAETLLQEAKNNPEYKDRVLINTNVVWDSLQINSFIAEDPKLAEVYMSISGTIVFNSKGALLTYPSLATNQDFIKALLYGGKLPSYRCTDPGAESHCLSIDATSTQEINVKKALVSQVQELLQGIYDRIKMGEALTDKQKGLIELTQPAVFNLISANAQQNTGIQGSFELAQSVATDLLAQYLSNSLDVIRASLSGKEIGAHNEERLYKNLQIAQQFVTRFNTESRERFNAALQTNELIRNNVKQALSALTPTLRTAYYGDVQ
- a CDS encoding conjugal transfer protein TraG N-terminal domain-containing protein, with translation MSLLTIYTPQNGEYLKTVLDAMVTLLGTSTYQTAQDIVSILAVGVVGFQYVTGKKIQAISRYVLCTFFLLFCILGLKVPVAIVDMQTADSAGSALTVDNVPLGVGLPAAIISGIGYGITKVSSNVLHMPDDLDYTKTGMLFGARTWLAASSANLSLSPELSRDLSAYIRQCIFSAKLLGSQQITPNELKGSADLIQLYFAHPSPIYRVLFHDGSNLSCIEAAEQLKPQLNEGVEKQLVHLSQIMTQGNQEKFSDGLAAAHSYFMNVSKDAANILTQNILINATRDSALDAFAFAGADAELMNYTNTSSLQKMHVAEANSFWLAGYRLPYYMTVFWMLTLCIFPLVMLLALVPAMHGVYMIYLQTQVFLWSWPPMFIIIHFFVSLASATTLTLFGAKNGGVTFSTVDSIASIQSSFAYTAGGLAISVPVIALFIAKGLPNLLSAASQHLGGMAQSLSTGEAQSATQGNISMASYSGWNMNYDNTHAHKWDTNFQHMEGRATVQAANGALLSAGTDGSRVINAQPAISQMATRLHASDRISASLQENASQSFHNAETYRTTADSHLQQAFSGLSQFSETDGNEVREGTGINKTLSNALNQDIRQMQDAVNQYNQHHDKSGQVSIDAAVAARIDTRRGILGSFAHWTTGLSGEASVSARAGTSQSNSVQAFFNSSEGQSFSNALNHMEATAKTHHLDANDSFNLSKSEQIAANLSQGQALSDMASTEYSKGENYQHMANQVKEHSSSMDRVLDQTFHDWVVQRHGVQGEQWLLGGDAASLSAQQKLADEFMGSTQGKSAIKEQVGQWVKPSSAEVRSQFEAQRDALRAHQQSKINQAHASGSSDVLDKSQERHLSMVQDNALQQAHELRMENREDLSQTYQNQSANTQKSIHSTQSGLTHRYSKQKQEYVDNNRYYKEENHE
- the traF gene encoding type-F conjugative transfer system pilin assembly protein TraF, which gives rise to MSRLLWCVAFCFSFNGLHAEMVQELPKGFHWYTAEPVKKPAPKTPPAPAVVKSPYERLMAMRQETLNKLAQALLEPSFNATHDYMKAQMAYSKNNQQFVRYWQQVLLMHPELDSSLNFPTDNTAIAVRNDAQKLLINKVIHESSARYGFLLFYRGTSSISQKFVMHLLPFIKEYGFSMISVSTDGQLIEGLPNPKSIPLEVIQKQMAIEAKYMPALYFVDLKSNRMSPVSYGFLSLDEIKERIFDVMTQFKRLSYEGVSE
- the trbB gene encoding type-F conjugative transfer system pilin assembly thiol-disulfide isomerase TrbB, giving the protein MKKGIWVVLLSILTMPVFANVALDELHALLNKKQAQYELDSNREKRLDELREAYYFIFIYRSTCPHCHQFAPILKDFTAYFNIPVEAYSLDGESLEGFETNNLTPQLFQNLYVSGEYKPVVPALYLVNRPTNQAYAVLFGEAQPAQLAKRVDELLTHLEEQYHD